CACTTCCCGCGGCGCTCCGCCGCTGGGTTGAGCTCCTGCTGGCCGGCAGGCGGCTCGCCATCGTCGCTGGCAACGACGGCCACGGCAACTTTGCCGTCTTCCGCCAGATCGGCTTTCCATTTTTCACCATGCGCGAGCAACGCCACCAGCTCTTCGGTGTGGCGCGCACAGGTGTGCTGGTCAAGGGGCAGCTATCGCTGCAAAATATCAAGGAAGGGCTGCGCAGCGGGCGAACACTGGTCACCACCGGGCCGTTCATGGAGCTCGTGGCCCATACCCCCTCGGGATCTGCTCACATCGGCCAGACAGCGGCGGGTTCCCCCTGCGAGCTGACGGTCCACCTTCAATCCAGCCCAGAATTTGGCCGATTGGAGCGGGCGGTTCTCTGGTTGGGGAAAAGAGAAGCAGCGCGCGAAGTGCAGCTCTGGACCTGCACGCACTTCCCGACGCGGATGACTCACCATGCCAAGATTGAAATTCCCCCTGGCCCGGGTGAGTTGTACGTGCGCGGAGAACTCCACACCCTTGGGCCCCAGGGGCGCCGCTCCTGCTACACCAGCCCCATCTGGTTTGCACAGGGGGACTGAACGGTCGCTGTCAGAGGAGTTTGATCTTCTTGATGATGCGCTTCAGCCCGCGGCCGTACAAGCGGGGACGAATTTCTACGTGGCGCTCGGCACCCTCGCCCACGCTCACGGTCTCCAGGTCATTGAACTGTTTCAGCGCATTGTGGACGACGAAGCGCTCAAAGCTCCCCATAGGAGGCAAGGCCACCACGCACTGTCTCTGCCGCGCCTCTTCGGCCTTTTGCTCGGCAAGCCTCCTGATATTGCCCACAGGGAAGACCTTGAGCACATAGTTCCCGTCGGTACGGTAGGTCTTGGTTTCGAATTCCGGATTCCCATCGAAGAAACGGTGGATGCGCTTGCGCTCGAACGCGGTCAGGTCCGTGAGCGTAGCCGGCTCACAGGAGTCGCGCAGATTTCGCTGCACCTCCACCAAGATGCGGTCAATCTTGCTCATCTTGGAGCGCGGTTTCCCCTCCCCCTTCCTTGCCTCACGTCCTTGCCCCATCGCCGTATTTCCTCTCCAGAGCCTGTCGTAGCTTATCGTGTATGCCCTCAAAGTCACCGTTACTCAGTGTGACAATGACATCCCCAGGACGCGCCTCCGCCGCCACGAAAGAGGCAATGGCGTCCACGTCGGGGAAATGATAGGCGTCCTTGTTGCGCGCGCGAAGGTCGGCCACCAATTGCGGGACGGAAAAAAGCTCCTCGGGTCGGACCTTGTCGGGCCGATGCACCGGAGCTATGACCACATGGTCTGCGGCGCCAAAGCACTCGGCGAACTCGAGCTGGAAAACCTTGCGCCGGGCAGTCGCAGTGCGCGGTTCATAAAGAGCCCAAATGCCCGCCTCTGGGTAGAGAGCCCGCACGCCGGCCAGCGTCTCCTTGATGGCCGTAGGGTGATGCGCAAAATCATCGTAAACTTTGATACCGTTCACTTCAGCCCGCAGTTCCAGCCGCTTCCGCACGCCCTGGTACAAGGCCAACGCCTCCGCAATCTGCGCGCAGCTTAGCCCTAAGAAGCGGCCGACAGCAATGGCCGCCAGCGCGTTGCGCACATTGTGCACGCCGGTGAGCCTCGTGCGAATCTCCACCTCCTTACTCCCGCGGTACCACGCCACAAAGCGCGTCCCCTCAGGGCCAACAGTAACCCCTTCGGCCCGCCAGGTGGCATCAGGCGCAAGACCAAAGCTGTGCACCGGGCAAAGCGCCCGCTGCGCCAGCTCCATCACCACGGGGTCATCCGCGCCGGCCACAAGGAGCCCATTGCGAGGAATTATGTTGACAAAACGACGGAACGCCACTTTGATCTCTTCCAGGCTGCCGTAAATGTCCGCGTGGTCGAATTCGATGTTGTTGATCACCGCCACATCCGGCAGATAGTGCATGAACTTGGGCCCTTTGTCAAAAAAGGCAGTGTCATACTCATCCCCTTCTACGACAAAGTGCCTCCCCGAGCCGTGCTTGAAACCCTGCTGGAAGTTGCAGGGGATGCCGCCGATGAGGAAACTGGGGTCGTGCCCGGCGTGCTCCAACGTCCACGCGATCATGGAGCTGGTGGTGGTCTTGCCATGCGTGCCAGTCACCACCACCGAGTACCGGTCGCGCAGGAAGAACTCCTTGAGGGCCTCGGGCATGGAGGTGTAGTGCAGTTTGCGCTCAAGCACGGCCTCCACTTCCGGATTACCCCGCGACATGGCGTTGCCGATCACCACCAGGTCCGGGGCAGGCTCCAAGTGCGCCGCGTCGAACCCCTCGTACACCGGGATGCCTTGCTCGGCAAGGAAGGTGCTCATCGGGGGATAGACGTCCTTGTCTGAGCCGCGCACGCGGTAGCCCAAGCTCTTGAGCATGGCCGCCAGGGCCGCCATAGCTGTGCCGCAGATGGCGATGAAGTAGACGTCGGCGCCGGGATCCACACGCCTCATAGATCAGCCCCTGCAGCAAGCAAAAGCGCCAGGTCCTGCTCCACCGTCAGCGACGGCGTCTCCACAATCCGCCCGATCTCCATCCCATCAATCACCACAACGAAGGTGGGCACATGCGTGACCGAGAAGCGCTCGGCCACCCCCTCCGGGTCACGGAGACTGCGGTCCAAGGCCAACAGCTTCACGTGCAGGCGCGGATTATGCGCCAAGTAAACGCTCTTCAGAAAGCGCGGCACCTCCCGCGCGCAATCCGGACACCAGGTGCCAATGAATGCCAGCAAATCCACGTCGCGCTGATAGCTGCGAAGCACTGCCAGCGCTTCTTCGTCGGGCTCGTACTTGTCAAAGTCGGCCCGGTAGTTGTCCATTTCCATGAGCAATCGTTCCTGTGTAAGCCAACCGGTGAGCACCTTAGGTTGACGTTGCGTGTGGCAGGCGGCCACCACTGCCACTACCGCTGCTGCCATGGCAAGTGTGGGCCACCTCACAGCTGCCTCCTGGACAAACCGCCCCGGTACTGCTCAACGGTCAGTTGCTCTAACTCCGCCGGCATCTGTCCAGGACTGCGCGCGCCTGTCCTGCTCACGATGCCCTCGCGCTCCAGGCGTACGCTCACTTCCTGTCCCTTGTCCCCCAATCGACCCAGCGGCATGCCATTGAGAAACACAAGTACGGCACCGGCGTCTGCCGCTTTGACCACAAAATGATGGCGTGCACGCCAGCTCTTGCGCTCGCCCGCAGGACAGATACCAGCGCTGAGCGTGCTGTCATCGGCCGCCACCTGCACCCAGGTCTCTTGCAGCAGCTCCATGTCCAAGAGCAAACCGGCCCCCATTTCCTGACTGGCAGCAGCCCTCTGCTTGGCTGGACCCACCGGCACCTCGCGTCCACCAAACAACATCTTGTAGTTGAGCGCGTACACGGCAACAAGCCCCACCACCGCGATGCCAATGGCAGTGAACAGCAGTGCCGAGCCTTTCGGTCTGCGCAGCAGCTCCTTCAGCCTAGCTACCAACGAGGCGAAGGAAAAGCCTTCCCGCTTAGGTTCGGCGGGTACCAGGGATTTAGCCTCCTGCAGGCGCTCCCGTACTCGGTCCAGAGGCCTGAGCATGGTCGACGGCTCCAACCCCACGTCCTGGGCATAGGCGCGGATGAACGCCCGCACGTACGGCTCCGGCAGAAAGCCGAACTCGCCCTCCTCGATGCTCTGCAGGTACGCAGGGTTGATCTTGGTGCGCTTGGACACCTCCTCCAGCGTGACTTTCTTGCGCTCGCGGGCCCGGCGCAGCTCATCACCAATGGCGCGACAAATCCCCTTGATGCCAGCACTTTCCTCGATTGCCACACCTCACTCCTTCATCCGGCAGAATTCCCGACAGGCCACATAGAACTTGGCCAGTGGGAAGCCCACCACGTTATAGAAGCACCCTTCGATTCGGTCGACAAAAATGGCGCTCAGGTCCTGAATACCATAGGCACCGGCTTTGTCCAAGGGACTGCCGGTGGCCACGTAGGCCTCGATCTCCTCCGCGCTCAGCGTGCGAAAGTGCACCCGCGTCACCTCGTGGTCCACGAGCACCCGTTGGCCCGGCTTTTCCACCAGGGCAAAGCCTGTGTAGACCTCATGCGTCCGGCCGCTCAGTGCGGCGAGCATCGCGCGGGCTTCCTCCGCGTCGGCTGGTTTGCCAAGGATGCGCCCCTCCAGCACCACCACCGTGTCGGCGCCGATGACTACCCCACGCACCACTCGCGCGGCCACCTCCTGCGCCTTGGCAAGAGAGAGCTCGCGCACATGCTGCACAGGATCCTGCGCGGTGCCATTGTCCTCCTGCACACTGCTGGGAACAATGGCAAAGTCCAGGCCAAGCAGGCGGAGCAGCTGTGCCCGCCGCGCCGAAGCCGAGGCCAAAATGAGCGGACGGCCGCCAAAAGAAAGCAAGCTCTGTGCCGCACTCTGCGGGGCGCTCATCGCTCTTCCACAGGACTATCCAGGATCACCGTCACCGGGCCGTCATTGTTGATATGCACTACCATGTGGGCGCCAAACACCCCTTCGGCCACGGTCAGGCCATGCCCGCGCAGGGCAGCGACAAAGTGCTCGTACAGAGGCTTGGAGAGCTCGGGCGGGGCCGCATCCGTAAAGCCAGGACGACGCCCGCGCCGGCAGTCCGCATACAGCGTGAACTGCGACACCACCAGCAGCTCCGCACCCACGTCCAGGGCGGAAAGGTTGAATTTGCCCTGGTCGTCGGCAAAAATACGGAGATTCACGCACTTTTGCGCAAGAAATTCCGCATCGGCCTTGGTGTCGCCGTTGCGCACGCCCACCAGGATCACCAGCCCCTTACCGATGCGTCCGGTAGTGGCACCGTCGATCTCCACCGATGCCGATGTCACGCGCTGCAAGACCGCACGCACACATTCACCTCGTGCCAAACCTGGTATTCCATAGCCACCCGCGCCACGACCTCTGCTGGAAAGCCCGGCGCCGGAACGCCCGCCGCGCCCCTCTTCACTCCTCCGGGATCAAGAAATAGATCGGTCGAATGGGAAGCAGGCGGCGTTGTACCTCGGGAATCTTTTCGTAATGTTCCACCCAGAGATCGAAAAGCCGATTGAGGTCCAATAGAATGATGCGCCGCTTCTCTTGCCGCCGCGCTTCATCCTCCGCCTCGCGCGTGAAGCCTCCGGTGGAGATGAACAGGCCAACATCCCCCTCGCCCAACAGGGCGAGCAATGAGCGCACCCCGTCGATGGTGGTCTTGTCGCTGCGCCGTTTCACCTGTACCTTGATGCGCGGGCCCTGGATACCCAACGGGTCCGTGTGAGCAATGATGTCTATGCCCTTGTCAGGTCCAGGCGGCGCCACCCACGACACATGGTAACCCATCGCGCGGAGAAGTCCAGCCACAAGCTCTTGGAAGTCGTACGGGCTCATGCGCTCCAGATGCTCCTCGATGGCGCTCCACGCAGCTTCCTCGGCCTCTTCAAGGGCGGTGGCGGCGCCCGAGGAAGCCTCCTCCTCGGCCTGCTCCGGCTCTCGCGTTGCCTTCCACTGGCGATAGAGCCTGTCGGACTCGCGTCTGAACTCCTCTGGGTCTGGGAAACGCCGATACGCCTCTCGCCCGGCGTCCGTCAGCGCCCAGATCCCTTTGTTCTTCACGAGCCAGCCCGCCTTGACCGGCCCAATGGTGCTAAACCTCACGATCCTCTCATAGCGGCGGACGGTCGGACGATTTGGATACGTGCTGTTTTCAAAGTCCGTGGGCGGCACAATCCGCGCCAGGCTTTCCAGAACTTGCCGGGATGGCAAACCGTCGGGATGATCCCAAAGAACTTGGAAAAGCCCCCTGATCAGCTCTCCTCTGCGCCGCTTGGTAACTTCTGCCACGAGTTCGTTCCCTCCATGCCTTTGTGGGACGCCTCAACGCCCCACGTAAATCGCCACCAGGCCCAGGAACATGTCCGCCTTGAGCAGCTCGCTCAACCGATGCAACACCGGCGGCTCTGGCCGCCGCCACATCGTCACCAGCACATAGGCCACAACCGTGTCCACCCCGGCTATGACCACCAGCAGATAGGCGAACCCATACACGCCGGCAGCATACGGCAGAGGGGTGACCAGCACCACCAGCGCATAGACGGCGGTGGCCACCGCCAGCGCGGCGCGCCAGCCATGGCGGATGGGGAGCGTCACTGCGCCCTCCAGCCGGTCGCCCTCCATGTCCTCCACGTCCTTGATGATCTCCCGCCCCAGGTGGAACAGGAACGCAAAGCCCGCAGGGATGGAGGCAGCCCATGGCCTCCCCACTGCCAAGCCGCCGTACAAGAAGGCCAAGCCCGTGGCTACGCTCACCGCCACGTTGCCCCACAGCACCGTGCGCTTGAGTCGCCAGCTGTAGACGTAGAGGAGCAGGGCCGTGAGCGTCGCCACCGCCAGCGGGAGGACGCCAATCAGGGCCCCGAGGGCGCTGCCCAGGGCCAAACAGGCCAGCGCCTGCCCCTTGGCTGCCCGACGCGTGACCCGCCCCGCCGGCAGCGGGCGGTACGGCTTGTTGCGCCGGTCGATTTCCACGTCAAAGTAGTCGTTGATGGCGTTGGCACCGGCGGCAACCAGCGCGCCCGACACACAGGCGACCAACACCTTTTCTATGGGCTGTATGGAGCCGCTTACCAGGGCCCCGACAAAGATCGACAGCCCGCCGATGAGCACATTGACCGGCCGGGTAAGCATCAGGTGCGCCCAGAGGCGCGAACAACACGTCGTCGCTGGCGGCTCGGAATGTGAGGAGCTTTGGTCTCGGTGCGGGTGCAAGGGGTGCGAACGGGCGTCTCTCCCACGTGGCACTGATCGTTTCCAGCCTGGTGAGGGTCCATATCTATGCGCATGCGCTGCCCGAAGGGCAACGCCCCATCGTCGCGGTCACATGTAGCGAGCCAAATATAACGATTTAGTGCAGGAAAATCAAGGGGCAAATGGGGTAGCGCAAGTTTCCCACTTGCGCGAGTGGGCGGCTCACGATCCCCCGCTCTTGAAAGAACGCGAGCACAGGCTCACGCCTGTGCTCCAGCGTGTCAATGCCACCTCCGTCAAGTGAGGTTTGTGCACATGACCGCATCTGAGGGCACGGCATGCCGTGCCCCGACACCGTCTCAATCCCTCTTCCTTCAGGTCATGCTTTCACACCGCTGGCGCCGTATCTGCCGCTCGCAGCGCCACATACAGCGCCCTGCTGGCAAACCGGGCCTCCACATTCCTCGCACCGCCCGTCACACCCTCCGCCCACCCCACCCCACACCCCCCGCAGGTGACGTCACCTCCTTTCTTTAGGGGCCTATGGCAAAACCATGGCCGAAAATCGTCCACAGCGCCCTGCATGGAGAGGCCAGTCTGGGCGCTCGCCCTCCCTGGGGAGAGCCCATCAGACAATGTACACCTCTCTGTCGCGGGTCAGTTCTCCTGTCCCCAATATTTCCACCCGCGCGGCACACTGCGCGCACAGGCCGTAGATGCGCACCGAGTCCTTGTCCTCCTTCAGCACCCGATGCAACCGCTGTTTCAGCCGCTCCAGGTGCCGCTGCTCGAGGTTGGCTTCGAATACACTATACTGAACTCTTGTGCCAAAGTCAAGCAGAATTTTCGCCACGCGCAGCCGGCGGCGGTCGTCGGGGATGTCGTAGGAGATCAGATAGAAGCTATGCGAAGGTGTAGGCATCGTAGGGCTCCCCTTTGGCAATGGCGCGGCGCAGCTTCTCCACTTCTTGGCGCAGCAGTGCCCGGAAGCTGTGTGGCTGCGAGGGCAGCGAGGCCTGGCCCAGCCAGCGTTCATACTCCAGAAAGTACTTCTTGAGCGCGCGCGGCGCCAAGCGCACGCCCAGGGCTGGGTGCAGCTGAAAGTCATAGCGGGTCAGCTGCTTAAGGTTGAGGAGGCGGACAGTGAGCCGGTCGATGACCGGGGCGCGGAAGGGCTCCAAGACATCCAACGCCAGCGAGGCCCGCCCATAGCGGAGCTCGTGGTACAGGCCCAAGTAGGGGTCCAGGCCCACGCCGCCGATGATGGCCTGCACTTCGTTGCCCAGCAGCACGTACCCTAAAGAGAGCAAGGCATTGACCGGATCTTTGGGCGGGCGCCTCTGGCGGTGGTGGAATTGCCACTCGGGCGCCACAAAAGCGCGCAAGGCGGCAAAATAGGCTGCCGTGGCCGACCCCTCGATGGCGCGCACCGCTTCTTTGTCCGGCGCGGTGGAGAGCCGCTGCACCGCGTGGTGCAGCGCATCGCGCTGTGGGGTCACATCCACCTCGCGCTGGCTGCGCGCCAGGCGCGCCAACACCGCCTCGCAGTTTGTCAGCTTGGCGGCGACAAGGGCCCTGCTCATGCTGAGGGCAAAGCTCGGATCGCAGACGCGCTGGTACTGGCGCAGGCGCACCAACGCGTTCTTGCCCCATGGAGGCGTGAGGTGCCCTTTGAGCCTGCCCCGCAACGAGAAAAGCGCCAGGTCAATTCCCCTGGCCAGCAGCGCCGAGGCAGCCTGCGTAGTGACCTGCACGTTGCCGAACAAGCACACCGCGCTGACCTTGAACTGGTGCACATCCAGGAGCACCTGGCGCTCCTTTTCCACCACCAAGCGTTCCCCTCGCTTGCGAAGGATGGCGTTCTGCTCGGTCAGATAGATGACTGCCATGGTCTGTGCGCCCTTTCTTGTTACACCGAGGCACAGTGCCCCAT
This genomic window from candidate division KSB1 bacterium contains:
- a CDS encoding geranylgeranylglycerol-phosphate geranylgeranyltransferase; the encoded protein is MLTRPVNVLIGGLSIFVGALVSGSIQPIEKVLVACVSGALVAAGANAINDYFDVEIDRRNKPYRPLPAGRVTRRAAKGQALACLALGSALGALIGVLPLAVATLTALLLYVYSWRLKRTVLWGNVAVSVATGLAFLYGGLAVGRPWAASIPAGFAFLFHLGREIIKDVEDMEGDRLEGAVTLPIRHGWRAALAVATAVYALVVLVTPLPYAAGVYGFAYLLVVIAGVDTVVAYVLVTMWRRPEPPVLHRLSELLKADMFLGLVAIYVGR
- a CDS encoding thioredoxin family protein; the encoded protein is MRWPTLAMAAAVVAVVAACHTQRQPKVLTGWLTQERLLMEMDNYRADFDKYEPDEEALAVLRSYQRDVDLLAFIGTWCPDCAREVPRFLKSVYLAHNPRLHVKLLALDRSLRDPEGVAERFSVTHVPTFVVVIDGMEIGRIVETPSLTVEQDLALLLAAGADL
- a CDS encoding Maf family protein, translated to MSAPQSAAQSLLSFGGRPLILASASARRAQLLRLLGLDFAIVPSSVQEDNGTAQDPVQHVRELSLAKAQEVAARVVRGVVIGADTVVVLEGRILGKPADAEEARAMLAALSGRTHEVYTGFALVEKPGQRVLVDHEVTRVHFRTLSAEEIEAYVATGSPLDKAGAYGIQDLSAIFVDRIEGCFYNVVGFPLAKFYVACREFCRMKE
- the cas2 gene encoding CRISPR-associated endonuclease Cas2 codes for the protein MPTPSHSFYLISYDIPDDRRRLRVAKILLDFGTRVQYSVFEANLEQRHLERLKQRLHRVLKEDKDSVRIYGLCAQCAARVEILGTGELTRDREVYIV
- the mpl gene encoding UDP-N-acetylmuramate:L-alanyl-gamma-D-glutamyl-meso-diaminopimelate ligase, whose protein sequence is MRRVDPGADVYFIAICGTAMAALAAMLKSLGYRVRGSDKDVYPPMSTFLAEQGIPVYEGFDAAHLEPAPDLVVIGNAMSRGNPEVEAVLERKLHYTSMPEALKEFFLRDRYSVVVTGTHGKTTTSSMIAWTLEHAGHDPSFLIGGIPCNFQQGFKHGSGRHFVVEGDEYDTAFFDKGPKFMHYLPDVAVINNIEFDHADIYGSLEEIKVAFRRFVNIIPRNGLLVAGADDPVVMELAQRALCPVHSFGLAPDATWRAEGVTVGPEGTRFVAWYRGSKEVEIRTRLTGVHNVRNALAAIAVGRFLGLSCAQIAEALALYQGVRKRLELRAEVNGIKVYDDFAHHPTAIKETLAGVRALYPEAGIWALYEPRTATARRKVFQLEFAECFGAADHVVIAPVHRPDKVRPEELFSVPQLVADLRARNKDAYHFPDVDAIASFVAAEARPGDVIVTLSNGDFEGIHDKLRQALERKYGDGART
- a CDS encoding DUF4115 domain-containing protein, translating into MAIEESAGIKGICRAIGDELRRARERKKVTLEEVSKRTKINPAYLQSIEEGEFGFLPEPYVRAFIRAYAQDVGLEPSTMLRPLDRVRERLQEAKSLVPAEPKREGFSFASLVARLKELLRRPKGSALLFTAIGIAVVGLVAVYALNYKMLFGGREVPVGPAKQRAAASQEMGAGLLLDMELLQETWVQVAADDSTLSAGICPAGERKSWRARHHFVVKAADAGAVLVFLNGMPLGRLGDKGQEVSVRLEREGIVSRTGARSPGQMPAELEQLTVEQYRGGLSRRQL
- a CDS encoding Mrr restriction system protein; this translates as MAEVTKRRRGELIRGLFQVLWDHPDGLPSRQVLESLARIVPPTDFENSTYPNRPTVRRYERIVRFSTIGPVKAGWLVKNKGIWALTDAGREAYRRFPDPEEFRRESDRLYRQWKATREPEQAEEEASSGAATALEEAEEAAWSAIEEHLERMSPYDFQELVAGLLRAMGYHVSWVAPPGPDKGIDIIAHTDPLGIQGPRIKVQVKRRSDKTTIDGVRSLLALLGEGDVGLFISTGGFTREAEDEARRQEKRRIILLDLNRLFDLWVEHYEKIPEVQRRLLPIRPIYFLIPEE
- the cas1 gene encoding CRISPR-associated endonuclease Cas1; the protein is MAVIYLTEQNAILRKRGERLVVEKERQVLLDVHQFKVSAVCLFGNVQVTTQAASALLARGIDLALFSLRGRLKGHLTPPWGKNALVRLRQYQRVCDPSFALSMSRALVAAKLTNCEAVLARLARSQREVDVTPQRDALHHAVQRLSTAPDKEAVRAIEGSATAAYFAALRAFVAPEWQFHHRQRRPPKDPVNALLSLGYVLLGNEVQAIIGGVGLDPYLGLYHELRYGRASLALDVLEPFRAPVIDRLTVRLLNLKQLTRYDFQLHPALGVRLAPRALKKYFLEYERWLGQASLPSQPHSFRALLRQEVEKLRRAIAKGEPYDAYTFA
- the dtd gene encoding D-aminoacyl-tRNA deacylase, giving the protein MRAVLQRVTSASVEIDGATTGRIGKGLVILVGVRNGDTKADAEFLAQKCVNLRIFADDQGKFNLSALDVGAELLVVSQFTLYADCRRGRRPGFTDAAPPELSKPLYEHFVAALRGHGLTVAEGVFGAHMVVHINNDGPVTVILDSPVEER